A window from Mycolicibacterium tokaiense encodes these proteins:
- a CDS encoding alpha/beta fold hydrolase: protein MTLVFVHGNPETAAIWGPLLEELGRQDVILLSPPGFGAPVPDGFGCTQLEYRDWLADELSRLDGPVDLVGHDWGGGHVLNVVMHRPELVRSWVSDVVGLFDPEYVWHDLAQVWATPGAGEELIEAMLGGTAAERAERNEGLGMPPAVAAEVAAGQDEAMGRAVLALYRSAIQPALTDAGRHLDVAAQRPGLAIVATEDHFVGTEEMRQRTAARAGARVEVLEGLGHWWMLQDPVRAAGALSRFWADLDPGA, encoded by the coding sequence ATGACGCTGGTCTTCGTGCACGGCAATCCCGAAACGGCCGCCATCTGGGGCCCACTGCTCGAGGAACTCGGGCGCCAGGACGTGATACTGCTCTCCCCGCCCGGTTTCGGAGCGCCCGTGCCCGACGGATTCGGGTGTACCCAATTGGAGTACCGGGACTGGTTGGCCGACGAACTCAGCCGACTCGACGGACCGGTGGACCTGGTGGGCCACGACTGGGGCGGCGGTCACGTGCTCAATGTCGTGATGCACCGCCCCGAGTTGGTGCGCAGCTGGGTCAGCGATGTGGTGGGGCTCTTCGACCCCGAGTACGTCTGGCACGACCTGGCGCAGGTCTGGGCGACCCCGGGAGCCGGCGAGGAGCTGATCGAGGCGATGCTGGGCGGCACCGCCGCCGAGCGCGCCGAACGCAACGAGGGTCTGGGCATGCCGCCGGCGGTGGCGGCCGAGGTGGCCGCCGGTCAGGACGAGGCGATGGGCCGCGCGGTGCTGGCGCTGTACCGGTCGGCCATTCAACCGGCGCTCACCGACGCGGGCCGGCACCTGGATGTCGCCGCACAGCGGCCCGGTCTGGCCATCGTCGCCACCGAGGACCACTTCGTCGGTACCGAGGAGATGCGGCAGCGCACCGCGGCCCGCGCCGGCGCCCGGGTGGAGGTGCTCGAAGGGCTGGGGCACTGGTGGATGCTGCAGGACCCCGTGCGCGCCGCGGGGGCACTGAGCCGCTTCTGGGCAGACCTGGACCCCGGCGCGTGA
- a CDS encoding DUF1622 domain-containing protein has protein sequence MTFIEGVELVGTVIDGVGVAVIAVGGVIAAVFGVRRLLRREPGTYSKFREQLGRSILLGLELLVAADIIKTVAVTPTWESVAVLGGIVVIRTFLSWSLEVEISGRWPWQKAPRKTESA, from the coding sequence GTGACCTTCATCGAGGGGGTCGAACTCGTCGGCACGGTGATCGACGGGGTCGGCGTGGCGGTCATCGCGGTGGGTGGCGTCATCGCGGCGGTGTTCGGCGTGCGCCGGCTGCTGCGCCGGGAGCCGGGCACCTACTCGAAGTTCCGCGAACAGCTGGGCCGATCGATCCTGTTGGGACTGGAACTGCTGGTGGCGGCCGACATCATCAAGACGGTGGCCGTCACGCCCACGTGGGAGAGCGTGGCGGTGCTCGGCGGCATCGTGGTGATCCGGACCTTCCTCAGCTGGTCGCTCGAGGTGGAGATCAGCGGACGCTGGCCCTGGCAGAAAGCACCCCGGAAGACCGAGAGCGCCTGA
- a CDS encoding threonine/serine ThrE exporter family protein has protein sequence MSDSPVTRALHPFRKAAPRPLAPPDTFDLADIADMLRELGIALVEVEQPTNQIAIRLRQIAAMYTTEKVSVVVLPTVLMIQLGTAAYEVDVTTRITTQLNLAGKVDAIAELADAGAISPTEAVAAVSAARQTPYRFGPVAGVAGYAVTTLGFGLVMNPTWASLWGYVFLGTVVGVIVIAARPFPSLKPVVPPLSALVVTLLATWFVADAANDGLLRVITPALVAVLPGIALTIGALELASSAIIAGTARVVFGVTQLGLMVFGLAIGIHIAGPLAPQQPSAQMGSWSLYVAIVVIAVGLYLYLSGPPGTLIWLMAAVAVALLGQQIGGLFLSPAHSAAVGAFLVVPFVMVVRHIKGGPPSIVMMLVAFWTLVPGALGFESLSEVTTHVDPDVTTLGVTVAAIFSIALGTLIGWSVFHARLRRQ, from the coding sequence ATGAGCGATTCTCCGGTCACGCGGGCGCTGCACCCGTTCCGCAAGGCGGCACCGCGCCCGCTGGCCCCACCGGACACCTTCGACCTCGCCGACATCGCCGACATGCTCCGCGAGCTGGGAATCGCGCTGGTGGAGGTGGAGCAGCCGACCAATCAGATCGCGATCCGGCTGCGGCAGATCGCGGCGATGTACACCACGGAGAAGGTCAGCGTGGTGGTCCTGCCGACGGTGCTGATGATCCAGCTGGGCACCGCCGCCTACGAGGTGGATGTGACCACCCGGATCACCACGCAGCTGAACCTGGCGGGCAAGGTCGATGCGATCGCCGAACTGGCCGACGCCGGGGCCATCTCCCCCACCGAGGCGGTGGCGGCGGTGTCCGCCGCCCGCCAGACGCCGTACCGCTTCGGCCCGGTCGCCGGGGTGGCCGGGTATGCCGTCACCACACTGGGTTTCGGTCTCGTGATGAACCCGACCTGGGCGTCGCTGTGGGGATATGTGTTCCTGGGCACGGTGGTGGGTGTCATCGTGATCGCGGCGCGGCCCTTTCCGTCCCTGAAGCCGGTGGTGCCCCCGCTGTCGGCATTGGTGGTGACCCTGCTGGCCACCTGGTTTGTCGCCGACGCGGCCAACGACGGGCTGCTGCGGGTGATCACCCCCGCGCTGGTGGCGGTGCTGCCCGGCATCGCGTTGACCATCGGCGCCTTGGAGCTGGCCAGCTCGGCGATCATCGCCGGCACCGCCCGGGTGGTGTTCGGCGTGACGCAGCTCGGATTGATGGTGTTCGGGCTGGCGATCGGTATCCACATCGCCGGACCCCTTGCGCCGCAGCAACCGTCGGCGCAGATGGGCTCCTGGTCGTTGTATGTGGCGATCGTGGTGATCGCGGTGGGTCTCTACCTCTACCTGTCCGGGCCGCCGGGAACGCTGATCTGGCTGATGGCCGCGGTCGCGGTGGCACTGCTGGGCCAGCAGATCGGCGGGCTGTTCCTCTCCCCCGCGCACTCCGCGGCGGTGGGGGCCTTCCTGGTGGTGCCGTTCGTGATGGTGGTCCGCCACATCAAGGGCGGACCACCCAGCATCGTGATGATGCTGGTGGCGTTCTGGACGCTGGTGCCGGGTGCGCTGGGGTTCGAGTCACTCTCGGAGGTCACCACCCACGTCGATCCCGACGTCACCACCCTCGGTGTGACGGTGGCCGCCATCTTCTCCATCGCGCTGGGCACGCTGATCGGGTGGAGCGTCTTCCACGCCCGGCTACGCCGCCAGTAG
- a CDS encoding MFS transporter has product MLPLYAAGFVTAFGAHSIAASLGGFTGNQNLLTLGLLLAIYDGAEVLLKPVFGALADRVGARPVLLGGLVAFAAASAAFVIAGDPAWVGLARFGQGAAAAAFSPAASVLVSRLTPAAAQGRGFGHYGAWKGLGYTLGPVLGGVLIHLGGFSLLFCTLAVLATLIAVWALAVVPAVAPLPRTRQTVADLARRLTSPGFTRPTAALAAATAALSVGVGFLPVVGADRGLGPLATGLVVSVLAAATSLVQPRIGRLRDDGRIPDRAGMAVGLVLTGAGCVAVLLPGAGGLVVCALAIGVGVGVITPLGFAHLAATSPAERLGQTMGSAEVGRELGDAGGPLLVGGLAAATALAPALVVFGGLLAATAGLLGRQPRLRPPVGGPG; this is encoded by the coding sequence TTGCTGCCGCTGTACGCGGCCGGTTTCGTGACCGCGTTCGGCGCCCACAGCATTGCGGCCAGCCTCGGCGGTTTCACGGGAAACCAGAATTTGCTGACGCTCGGACTGCTGCTCGCGATCTACGACGGGGCCGAGGTACTGCTGAAGCCCGTGTTCGGTGCGCTGGCCGACCGGGTGGGTGCCCGACCGGTCCTGCTGGGCGGGCTGGTGGCATTCGCCGCGGCGTCGGCGGCATTCGTGATCGCGGGCGACCCGGCCTGGGTGGGCCTGGCCCGCTTCGGGCAGGGCGCCGCCGCAGCGGCCTTCTCCCCCGCCGCCTCGGTGTTGGTGTCGCGGCTGACACCCGCCGCCGCCCAGGGCCGCGGGTTCGGCCACTACGGCGCGTGGAAAGGACTGGGCTACACCCTGGGCCCGGTGCTGGGCGGGGTGCTGATCCACCTCGGGGGCTTCTCGTTGCTGTTCTGCACCCTGGCGGTGCTCGCGACCCTGATCGCGGTGTGGGCGCTGGCGGTGGTGCCCGCGGTGGCGCCGCTGCCCCGCACCCGTCAGACCGTGGCCGATCTGGCCCGGCGCCTCACCAGCCCCGGATTCACCCGTCCCACTGCGGCATTGGCGGCCGCGACCGCGGCGCTGTCCGTCGGGGTCGGATTCCTGCCGGTGGTCGGCGCCGACCGCGGCCTGGGCCCGCTGGCCACCGGTCTCGTCGTCTCGGTGCTCGCGGCCGCCACCTCGCTGGTGCAGCCGCGGATCGGGCGCCTGCGCGACGACGGCCGGATCCCGGATCGCGCCGGCATGGCGGTGGGGCTGGTGCTCACCGGCGCCGGTTGTGTCGCGGTGCTGCTCCCCGGCGCAGGTGGCCTGGTGGTCTGTGCCTTGGCGATCGGCGTGGGCGTCGGCGTGATCACCCCGCTGGGCTTTGCGCACCTGGCCGCGACGTCGCCCGCCGAACGGCTGGGCCAGACCATGGGATCGGCCGAGGTGGGCCGGGAGCTCGGCGATGCGGGCGGGCCGCTGCTGGTCGGCGGGCTGGCCGCGGCGACGGCCCTGGCCCCCGCACTCGTGGTGTTCGGCGGATTACTCGCAGCCACCGCTGGGCTCCTGGGACGCCAGCCACGCCTGCGCCCGCCGGTGGGAGGCCCGGGATAA
- a CDS encoding mycothione reductase, with translation MRRHDLVIIGSGSGNMVVDDSFSDLDVAIIEERRFGGTCVNYGCIPSKLLSYTAELADNIAGAADFDIDADLRRLRWAQVRNRVFTRTDDIAAQGQRGREDSDFVTVYTERAVFTGPKRLRVGDTEIEATQIVIAAGGRPAVPQVVSGSGVPYETSDTVMRIDTPPRRLAVLGGGYIAAELAHVFAAAGSAITIIEKNDLLLGGPQDDEIRTVFTDLMRARHDLRLGVDVGRISGTAGDLVVHCDDGSTVEADMLLVAAGRVPNTDRLAVAAAGIEVDDSGLIIVDEYGRTSADGVFALGDISVGIPLKHVANREADAVKHNLRHPDSLRTLDRDRVPSAVFTHPQMASVGITEEQARRDHPGYLVSTYSYDDVAYGWALQDSVGRCKVIADGATGQILGAHLIGAQAATLIQSFVIAMEFGIDAESLATKPYWIHPALTEVLQNALLNLAPA, from the coding sequence ATGCGCCGCCACGACCTCGTGATCATCGGGAGCGGGTCGGGGAACATGGTGGTCGACGACTCCTTCTCCGACCTCGACGTCGCGATCATCGAGGAACGGAGGTTCGGCGGTACCTGCGTCAATTACGGCTGCATTCCGTCGAAGTTGCTGTCCTACACCGCGGAACTGGCCGACAACATCGCCGGTGCCGCCGACTTCGACATCGACGCCGACCTGCGCCGACTGCGCTGGGCGCAGGTGCGCAACCGGGTGTTCACCCGCACCGACGACATCGCCGCGCAGGGGCAGCGCGGCCGCGAGGACTCCGATTTCGTCACCGTCTACACCGAGCGCGCGGTCTTCACCGGGCCGAAGCGGCTGCGGGTGGGCGACACCGAGATCGAAGCCACCCAGATCGTGATCGCCGCGGGCGGCCGGCCCGCGGTCCCGCAGGTGGTGTCCGGCAGCGGGGTGCCCTACGAGACGTCGGACACCGTCATGCGGATCGACACGCCGCCGCGCCGGCTGGCGGTGCTGGGCGGCGGGTACATCGCCGCCGAGCTGGCGCACGTCTTCGCCGCGGCCGGTAGTGCGATCACGATCATCGAGAAGAACGACTTGCTGCTGGGCGGTCCGCAGGACGACGAGATCCGCACCGTGTTCACCGACCTGATGCGCGCCCGTCACGACCTTCGCCTGGGTGTCGACGTCGGCCGGATCAGCGGCACCGCAGGTGATCTCGTAGTCCACTGCGACGACGGCAGCACCGTCGAGGCGGACATGCTGCTGGTGGCGGCGGGGCGGGTTCCGAACACCGACCGACTCGCCGTCGCCGCCGCCGGTATCGAGGTCGACGACTCGGGTCTCATCATCGTCGACGAGTACGGCCGCACCAGCGCCGACGGGGTGTTCGCGCTCGGGGACATCAGCGTCGGCATCCCGCTCAAACACGTCGCCAACCGGGAAGCCGACGCCGTCAAACACAATCTGCGTCACCCGGATTCGCTTCGTACGCTCGACCGCGACCGGGTGCCGTCGGCGGTGTTCACCCACCCACAGATGGCGTCGGTGGGCATCACCGAGGAGCAGGCCCGCCGCGACCACCCGGGTTACCTGGTGTCGACGTACAGCTACGACGACGTGGCCTACGGGTGGGCGCTGCAGGACAGCGTGGGCCGCTGCAAGGTGATCGCCGACGGCGCCACCGGCCAGATCCTGGGGGCTCACCTGATCGGAGCCCAGGCCGCCACCCTGATCCAGTCGTTCGTCATCGCGATGGAGTTCGGCATCGACGCCGAATCGCTGGCCACCAAGCCCTACTGGATCCATCCGGCGCTGACCGAGGTGCTGCAGAACGCCCTGCTGAACCTCGCGCCCGCGTGA
- a CDS encoding NAD(P)/FAD-dependent oxidoreductase, whose product MTYDVAVVGGGPAGLTAATALADDLNVVVLERESVAGGIPRHSDHPGYGIRDLRRFLSGPEYARRLVDQAARAEIRTDTMVTGWAGERTLEITSPRGREQLTARAVVLATGARERPRPARLIPGDRGAGVYTTGHLQNVVHLKHGTVGRRAVVVGAELVSYSAVLTLKHAGCATVLMTSEHARPESYAVFNAAGRTPALGARVATRTRVTAILGSPTVRAVEIENIDTGARRTVDCDTVVLTGDWIPDHELVRAGGLALDPGTLGPTVDTALRTSRPGVFAIGNLCHPVDTADIAALDGRHVARQVRDHLDGRRSAGDGIRIEVAAPLRWVSPTLLRPGDPAPSRDRLLAWTDQLVRFPTVTARQRGVEIGRRRLPWPAAPGRVFRIPSSLLDRADRHGGQVVIEVR is encoded by the coding sequence ATGACCTACGACGTCGCCGTCGTCGGCGGTGGCCCGGCCGGGCTGACCGCCGCCACCGCACTGGCCGATGACCTGAATGTTGTTGTGCTGGAACGTGAAAGTGTGGCCGGCGGTATCCCGCGGCACAGTGACCATCCCGGATACGGGATCCGGGACCTGCGCAGGTTCCTCAGCGGCCCCGAATACGCGCGCCGGCTGGTGGACCAGGCCGCCCGCGCCGAGATCCGCACCGACACCATGGTCACCGGCTGGGCCGGCGAGCGCACGCTCGAGATCACGTCGCCGCGCGGGCGGGAACAGCTCACGGCCCGCGCGGTGGTGCTGGCCACCGGCGCCCGGGAAAGACCCCGCCCGGCGCGGCTGATCCCCGGTGACCGCGGCGCGGGTGTCTACACCACCGGGCACCTGCAGAACGTCGTGCATCTCAAGCACGGGACGGTCGGCAGGCGCGCGGTTGTGGTGGGTGCCGAGCTGGTGAGCTACTCGGCGGTGCTCACCCTCAAGCACGCCGGTTGCGCCACCGTGCTGATGACCAGCGAGCACGCCAGGCCGGAGTCCTACGCGGTGTTCAATGCGGCCGGACGCACGCCCGCGTTGGGCGCGCGGGTGGCCACCCGCACCCGCGTCACCGCCATCCTGGGCAGCCCGACCGTCCGGGCCGTCGAGATCGAGAACATCGACACCGGCGCCCGCCGCACCGTCGACTGCGACACCGTGGTGCTCACCGGGGACTGGATCCCCGACCACGAATTGGTGCGCGCCGGTGGTCTGGCCCTCGATCCCGGCACGCTGGGGCCGACGGTGGACACCGCCCTGCGCACCAGCCGGCCGGGGGTGTTCGCCATCGGCAACCTGTGCCATCCCGTCGACACCGCCGACATCGCCGCCCTGGACGGCCGGCATGTCGCCCGGCAGGTCCGCGACCACCTCGATGGCCGCCGGTCCGCCGGTGACGGCATCCGCATCGAGGTGGCCGCGCCTCTGCGCTGGGTCTCACCCACGCTGCTGCGCCCCGGTGATCCGGCGCCGTCGCGCGACCGGCTGCTGGCGTGGACCGATCAGCTGGTCCGGTTCCCGACGGTGACCGCGCGGCAGCGCGGCGTCGAGATCGGGCGTCGGCGGCTGCCCTGGCCGGCGGCGCCCGGCCGGGTGTTCCGCATCCCGTCGAGCCTGCTGGACCGGGCCGACCGGCACGGCGGGCAGGTGGTGATCGAAGTTCGCTGA